The following proteins are co-located in the Silene latifolia isolate original U9 population chromosome 1, ASM4854445v1, whole genome shotgun sequence genome:
- the LOC141640836 gene encoding uncharacterized protein LOC141640836, protein MRLQQGSSEADVQELREFAKWILKVGDGTAGEENDGNVDLQLPDDIPIKEDGDPIASIVKRTYPSLVQNLGNAKYFCERAVLAPTHDIVETVNDYILSQIKADERIYLSSDQISKDEGNLGRQDLYSTEFLNTIRCSGLLNHVLTLKVGAIVMLLRNIDQANGLCSGTRLVVTGLGERVIKATILSGSNMGDSVYIPRITLTPSDINKFPVKFERRQFPLTVCFAMTINKSQGQSLAHVGLYLPKPVFSHGQLYVAVSRSSFATKMRGFLI, encoded by the coding sequence ATGCGTCTACAACAAGGAAGTTCAGAGGCTGATGTACAAGAGTTACGAGAGTTCGCTAAATGGATCCTAAAGGTTGGAGATGGGACTGCCGGAGAAGAAAATGATGGTAATGTTGATTTACAGCTTCCTGATGACATACCCATAAAGGAAGATGGTGACCCAATTGCCTCCATAGTCAAAAGAACATATCCATCTTTGGTTCAAAATTTGGGGAATGCAAAATACTTTTGTGAGAGGGCAGTCCTTGCTCCAACTCACGATATAGTTGAGACTGTGAATGATTATATATTGTCTCAAATTAAGGCAGATGAGCGGATTTATTTGAGTTCTGACCAAATAAGCAAAGATGAAGGTAATTTAGGGAGACAAGATCTATACTCCACGGAGTTCTTGAACACAATAAGATGTTCAGGACTTCTTAATCACGTTCTAACACTAAAGGTTGGGGCTATAGTCATGTTGCTTAGAAACATTGATCAAGCAAATGGACTGTGTAGTGGTACAAGGCTTGTGGTAACTGGTTTAGGGGAGCGTGTGATTAAAGCAACCATACTCTCTGGAAGCAATATGGGTGACAGCGTTTATATCCCTCGAATCACATTAACCCCTTCAGACATTAATAAGTTTCCAGTTAAGTTTGAGAGAAGACAATTCCCTTTGACTGTTTGTTTTGCAATGACTATTAATAAAAGTCAGGGACAGTCTCTTGCTCATGTAGGGTTGTATCTCCCTAAGCCCGTCTTTAGCCACGGACAACTATACGTTGCCGTTTCAAGGTCCTCATTTGCGACAAAGATGCGGGGATTTCTAATATGA
- the LOC141640830 gene encoding protein FAR1-RELATED SEQUENCE 5-like: protein MAEVIGNYCCMFFVSSKLKMCMYVDDPGFLFVSNDYQLWCKKCMQPPEDIVEVTNVQASSSNSKENQLLVTNVPATPEVDFDNQIVGLPRCSAELKPALWMKFATLEEGIHFYEEYAKVCGFLTRLDSTKLVDGIVTHKWCVCNKQGKSNHKGTKRKRTLTQIGCQAKVSFRKIQTGEYEIYDFVEVHSHAMNTPTTMIHLKPCRDLNLAHKKMIMDNAHVNHGPVQTFRMFKQYVKGYKNVGASLQDFKKISRDVKKYIKEYDAQMLIENFMQKKAMSPSFYFDFDVDDQSRITKLFWADPISIKNYALFGDVVSVDATYNFNQYKMVFVPFTGVDNHKGCVTFAAGLIRNENAESFSWLFQNFVTAMGDRYPITIITDQCRGIKKAVKDVFADKTCHRLCMWHIMKKLSDKVGPSISQDTTFLKEINSVVWDVEITPEDFESKWNSIISSYELCDNKWLKKMFKHRALWIHAYIRDTYLGGILRTISRSESENSFFGNFTNPHVTLVEFWIRFQTAMDAQRWKYSKVMADDKNCYPKLTTPLLLEKQASEFYTIVIFYIFQVEVQAACYTCGHLPSPNSSGANDHISIIDREKDKEYKVDLSDNKFYCSCKMFERIGILCRHILWVLKDRGFDHIPKEYLALRWSKSATSHPLSTVVGKTVLADCVSIESRQNNISELWSEVFNAVSLVEDSEEHSDALFQLLRSFKKS from the exons ATGGCAGAAGTTATAGGTAACTACTGCTGCATGTTCTTTGTATCCAGCAAGTTAAAGATGTGTATGTATGTAGAT GATCCTGGGTTTCTGTTTGTAAGCAACGATTATCAATTATGGTGTAAAAAGTGTATGCAGCCACCTGAAG ACATTGTAGAAGTTACTAATGTGCAAGCGTCTTCAAGTAATTCAAAAGAAAATCAATTACTTGTCACTAATGTACCAG cCACCCCAGAAGTTGATTTCGATAATCAAATAGTGGGATTGCCAAGATGCTCAGCAGAATTAAAACCAGCATTGTGGATGAAATTTGCAACTTTGGAAGAAGGCATACATTTTTATGAGGAATATGCCAAGGTTTGTGGGTTTCTTACTAGGTTAGACTCAACAAAATTAGTTGACGGGATAGTTACACACAAGTGGTGCGTGTGTAATAAACAAGGCAAAAGTAATCACAAGGGTACAAAAAGGAAGAGAACCCTTACGCAAATTGGTTGTCAGGCTAAGGTTAGTTTTAGAAAAATTCAAACGGGTGAATATGAGATTTATGATTTTGTTGAGGTTCACTCACATGCTATGAATACGCCAACAACTATGATACATTTGAAACCATGTAGGGATTTAAACTTGGCTCACAAAAAAATGATAATGGATAATGCTCATGTAAACCATGGTCCTGTGCAAACATTTAGGATGTTCAAACAGTATGTGAAGGGATACAAAAATGTGGGTGCTTCTTTACaagatttcaaaaaaatttcaagggATGTTAAGAAATACATCAAAGAATATGATGCCCAGATGTTAATAGAGAACTTCATGCAGAAAAAGGCTATGTCTCCATCTTTCTATTTTGACTTTGATGTGGACGATCAAAGCAGAATAACTAAGCTTTTCTGGGCAGATCcaatatcaattaaaaattaTGCCCTTTTTGGTGATGTTGTTTCTGTTGATGCCACTTATAActtcaaccaatataaaatggtgTTTGTCCCTTTCACGGGTGTTGATAACCATAAGGGTTGCGTTACTTTTGCAGCAGGTTTGATACGAAACGAAAATGCTGAATCATTTTCGTGGTTGTTTCAAAATTTTGTAACGGCTATGGGTGATCGCTATCCTATTACTATAATAACTGATCAATGTAGAGGCATCAAAAAAGCTGTTAAGGATGTGTTTGCTGACAAAACATGCCACCGACTgtgtatgtggcatataatgaagaaGTTGTCTGACAAGGTTGGTCCATCAATTTCCCAAGACACGacttttttgaaggaaattaactCAGTTGTTTGGGATGTAGAAATCACTCCAGAAGATTTTGAATCGAAATGGAATTCGATAATTTCCTCATATGAGCTTTGTGATAACAAGTGGTTGAAGAAAATGTTTAAGCACCGTGCTCTTTGGATTCATGCTTACATTAGAGACACGTATTTGGGTGGGATTTTGCGCACAATATCAAGGTCAGAGTCTGAAAATAGCTTCTTTGGAAACTTCACCAACCCACATGTCACACTTGTCGAGTTTTGGATACGTTTCCAAACAGCAATGGATGCTCAGAGATGGAAATATTCTAAGGTAATGGCTGATGATAAGAACTGTTATCCAAAATTGACGACCCCTCTCCTTTTAGAAAAGCAAGCTTCTGAGTTTTACACAATcgttatattttatattttccaagtAGAAGTCCAAGCAGCATGTTATACTTGTGGCCATTTACCATCACCAAATTCAAGTGGTGCGAATGATCATATTTCAATAATTGATCGTGAGAAAGACAAGGAATACAAAGTTGATTTAAGTGATAATAAGTTCTATTGTTCTTGTAAGAtgtttgaaagaattgggatacTCTGTAGGCACATTTTATGGGTGTTGAAAGATAGGGGATTTGATCATATACCTAAAGAGTATTTAGCACTGAGATGGAGCAAATCTGCAACCTCCCACCCTCTTTCTACTGTTGTTGGAAAAACTGTACTAGCTGATTGTGTGTCAATCGAAAGTCGCCAGAACAATATAAGTGAATTATGGTCGGAGGTATTTAATGCAGTCTCACTTGTTGAGGATAGTGAGGAACATTCTGATGCGCTATTTCAATTGCTCCGGAGTTTCAAGAAAAGTTGA
- the LOC141640832 gene encoding uncharacterized protein LOC141640832: protein MENESRTKKNFAKTLKLSSPPMLVEISEIEEAVTFYRIYAVACGFDVRKYTTKRWRGGEIKSKLLVCNREGFKHKGQLECSGGQDSGFFFDYDVDSDGSLSKAIWADGIARRNYSVFGDVVSFDPTYSTNKYDMSFTPFTGVDNHKRSVTFCGALVAHEDETRLNGFSPVFWLRWVAKSLTIEVHGAQVYSHKVFEEFQEEAKCSIGTCKSRGFTECGSLELTIVRDANKDINYEVTYYPDTLKATCSCRMLEGKGILCRHVIWIYSSNGVKIIPEQCVVKRWCKDARLSKMFDCNGEATEDVDIIDGKQIAMSVMWSEIHQTVGMLMGKMKNDVDNFSSLIRQFKDKLSPLGSPLNKQQQLEKILGCYLI, encoded by the exons ATGGAAAACGAAAGCCGAACGAAGAAGAATTTTGCAAAGACGTTGAAGCTAAGTTCACCCCCTATGTTGGTCGAAATTTCGGAAATAGAGGAAGCAGTGACATTTTATAGAATTTATGCTGTTGCTTGTGGTTTTGATGTGCGTAAGTACACGACTAAGAGATGGCGTGGAGGGGAGATCAAATCTAAACTGTTGGTTTGCAACCGGGAGGGGTTCAAACATAAGGGACAATTGGAGTGTAGTGGCGGCCAGGACTCAG GGTTCTTCTTTGACTACGATGTTGATTCTGACGGTAGCCTTAGTAAAGCTATATGGGCCGACGGaatcgctagaaggaactactcagtTTTTGGGGATGTCGTGTCCTTCGATCCGACgtattccaccaataagtatgacaTGTCCTTCACACCTTTCACCGGGGTTGATAATCATAAACGATCAGTCACTTTCTGTGGAGCGCTTGTTGCTCATGAAGATGAGACTCGTTTAAATGGGTTTTCACCCGTTTTCTGGCTGCGATGGGTGGCAAAGAGCCTAA CTATCGAAGTGCACGGGGCGCAAGTGTACAGCCATAAAGTATTCGAGGAATTTCAAGAAGAGGCCAAGTGCTCAATCGGTACTTGTAAAAGTAGAGGATTCACTGAGTGTGGCTCTTTAGAGCTGACCATTGTAAGAGATGCAAACAAGGACATAAATTATGAGGTCACATACTACCCAG ATACATTGAAAGCCACTTGTAGCTGCAGAATGCTTGAGGGGAAAGGCATTCTTTGTCGGCATGTCATATGGATTTACTCGTCAAACGGAGTGAAGATTATTCCAGAACAATGTGTTGTTAAAAGATGGTGTAAAGATGCAAGGTTGTCTAAAATGTTCGATTGTAATGGTGAAGCAACTGAGGACGttgatataatagatggaaaaCAAATAGCGATGTCAGTAATGTGGTCGGAGATTCATCAGACAGTTGGTATGCTCATGGGCAAAATGAAGAATGATGTCGACAATTTTTCTAGTCTAATTAGACAGTTTAAGGATAAACTTTCACCATTAGGATCACCATTGAATAAACAACAACAGTTGGAGAAAATTCTTGGAT GTTATCTAATTTGA